DNA from Amorphoplanes friuliensis DSM 7358:
CAGATCGACGGCAGCCCGAACGCCTCGCCGGCGTGGATGGTGAAGTGGAAGTTCTCCCGCTGGAGGTACTCGAAGGCGTCGAGGTGCCGGGTGGGCGGGAAGCCCGCCTCGGCGCCGGCGATGTCGAAGCCCACCACCCCGGTGTCGCGGTAGCGCACGGCGAGCTCGGCGATCTCCTGCGACCGGGCGGCGTGCCGCATCGCGGTCAGCAGCGTGCCGATGCGGATCTGGTTGCCCTGGGCGGCCGCCTCGGCGCAGCCCTCGCGGAAGCCGGCGTGCACGGCGTCGACCACCGCGTCGAGGGTGAGACCCCGCTCCAGATGCTGCTCGGGCGCGTAGCGGACCTCCGCGTAGACGACGCCGTCGGCGGCGAGGTCGAGGGCGCACTCCTTGGCCACCCGGTGCAGGCCCTCCTCGGTCTGCATGACCGCGACGGTGTGCGCGAACGTTTCCAGGTAGCGTTCCAGCGAGCCGGAGTCGGCCGCCGCCACGAACCAGTCGCCCAGCCGCTCGGGATCCGTCTCGGGCAGCTC
Protein-coding regions in this window:
- a CDS encoding adenosine deaminase; the protein is MVAITHADIVQAPKALLHDHLDGGLRPATIVELAAGIGHELPETDPERLGDWFVAAADSGSLERYLETFAHTVAVMQTEEGLHRVAKECALDLAADGVVYAEVRYAPEQHLERGLTLDAVVDAVHAGFREGCAEAAAQGNQIRIGTLLTAMRHAARSQEIAELAVRYRDTGVVGFDIAGAEAGFPPTRHLDAFEYLQRENFHFTIHAGEAFGLPSIWQAIQWCGADRLGHGVRIVDDITGTSLGRLSSYVRDKRIPLELCPSSNVQTGAAPSIAEHPIGLLHDLRFRVTVNTDNRLMSGTSMSREMALLAEAFGWGWSELQWFTINAMKSAFIPYDERLAIINDVIKPAYAKLLS